One part of the Homo sapiens chromosome 19, GRCh38.p14 Primary Assembly genome encodes these proteins:
- the SIGLEC14 gene encoding sialic acid-binding Ig-like lectin 14 precursor, with protein sequence MLPLLLLPLLWGGSLQEKPVYELQVQKSVTVQEGLCVLVPCSFSYPWRSWYSSPPLYVYWFRDGEIPYYAEVVATNNPDRRVKPETQGRFRLLGDVQKKNCSLSIGDARMEDTGSYFFRVERGRDVKYSYQQNKLNLEVTALIEKPDIHFLEPLESGRPTRLSCSLPGSCEAGPPLTFSWTGNALSPLDPETTRSSELTLTPRPEDHGTNLTCQVKRQGAQVTTERTVQLNVSYAPQNLAISIFFRNGTGTALRILSNGMSVPIQEGQSLFLACTVDSNPPASLSWFREGKALNPSQTSMSGTLELPNIGAREGGEFTCRVQHPLGSQHLSFILSVQRSSSSCICVTEKQQGSWPLVLTLIRGALMGAGFLLTYGLTWIYYTRCGGPQQSRAERPG encoded by the exons AtgctgcccctgctgctgctgcccctgctgtGGGGGG GGTCCCTGCAGGAGAAGCCAGTGTACGAGCTGCAAGTGCAGAAGTCGGTGACGGTGCAGGAGGGCCTGTGCGTCCTTGTGCCCTGCTCCTTCTCTTACCCCTGGAGATCCTGGTATTCCTCTCCCCCACTCTACGTCTACTGGTTCCGGGACGGGGAGATCCCATACTACGCTGAGGTTGTGGCCACAAACAACCCAGACAGAAGAGTGAAGCCAGAGACCCAGGGCCGATTCCGCCTCCTTGGGGATGTCCAGAAGAAGAACTGCTCCCTGAGCATCGGAGATGCCAGAATGGAGGACACGGGAAGCTATTTCTTCCGCGTGGAGAGAGGAAGGGATGTAAAATATAGCTACCAACAGAATAAGCTGAACTTGGAGGTGACAG CCCTGATAGAGAAACCCGACATCCACTTTCTGGAGCCTCTGGAGTCCGGCCGCCCCACAAGGCTGAGCTGCAGCCTTCCAGGATCCTGTGAAGCGGGACCACCTCTCACATTCTCCTGGACGGGGAATGCCCTCAGCCCCCTGGACCCCGAGACCACCCGCTCCTCGGAGCTCACCCTCACCCCCAGGCCCGAGGACCATGGCACCAACCTCACCTGTCAGGTGAAACGCCAAGGAGCTCAGGTGACCACGGAGAGAACTGTCCAGCTCAATGTCTCCT ATGCTCCACAGAACCTCGCCATCAGCATCTTCTTCAGAAATGGCACAGGCACAG CCCTGCGGATCCTGAGCAATGGCATGTCGGTGCCCATCCAGGAGGGCCAGTCCCTGTTCCTCGCCTGCACAGTTGACAGCAACCCCCCTGCCTCACTGAGCTGGTTCCGGGAGGGAAAAGCCCTCAATCCTTCCCAGACCTCAATGTCTGGGACCCTGGAGCTGCCTAACATAGGAGCTAGAGAGGGAGGGGAATTCACCTGCCGGGTTCAGCATCCGCTGGGCTCCCAGCACCTGTCCTTCATCCTTTCTGTGCAGA GAAGCTCCTCTTCCTGCATATGTGTAACTGAGAAACAGCAGGGCTCCTGGCCCCTCGTCCTCACCCTGATCAGGGGGGCTCTCATGGGGGCTGGCTTCCTCCTCACCTATGGCCTCACCTGGATCTACTATACCAG GTGTGGAGGCCCCCAGCAGAGCAGGGCTGAGAGGCCTGGCTGA
- the SIGLEC14 gene encoding sialic acid-binding Ig-like lectin 14 isoform X1, with amino-acid sequence MLPLLLLPLLWGGSLQEKPVYELQVQKSVTVQEGLCVLVPCSFSYPWRSWYSSPPLYVYWFRDGEIPYYAEVVATNNPDRRVKPETQGRFRLLGDVQKKNCSLSIGDARMEDTGSYFFRVERGRDVKYSYQQNKLNLEVTALIEKPDIHFLEPLESGRPTRLSCSLPGSCEAGPPLTFSWTGNALSPLDPETTRSSELTLTPRPEDHGTNLTCQVKRQGAQMLHRTSPSASSSEMAQAQPCGS; translated from the exons AtgctgcccctgctgctgctgcccctgctgtGGGGGG GGTCCCTGCAGGAGAAGCCAGTGTACGAGCTGCAAGTGCAGAAGTCGGTGACGGTGCAGGAGGGCCTGTGCGTCCTTGTGCCCTGCTCCTTCTCTTACCCCTGGAGATCCTGGTATTCCTCTCCCCCACTCTACGTCTACTGGTTCCGGGACGGGGAGATCCCATACTACGCTGAGGTTGTGGCCACAAACAACCCAGACAGAAGAGTGAAGCCAGAGACCCAGGGCCGATTCCGCCTCCTTGGGGATGTCCAGAAGAAGAACTGCTCCCTGAGCATCGGAGATGCCAGAATGGAGGACACGGGAAGCTATTTCTTCCGCGTGGAGAGAGGAAGGGATGTAAAATATAGCTACCAACAGAATAAGCTGAACTTGGAGGTGACAG CCCTGATAGAGAAACCCGACATCCACTTTCTGGAGCCTCTGGAGTCCGGCCGCCCCACAAGGCTGAGCTGCAGCCTTCCAGGATCCTGTGAAGCGGGACCACCTCTCACATTCTCCTGGACGGGGAATGCCCTCAGCCCCCTGGACCCCGAGACCACCCGCTCCTCGGAGCTCACCCTCACCCCCAGGCCCGAGGACCATGGCACCAACCTCACCTGTCAGGTGAAACGCCAAGGAGCTCAG ATGCTCCACAGAACCTCGCCATCAGCATCTTCTTCAGAAATGGCACAGGCACAG CCCTGCGGATCCTGA
- the SIGLEC5 gene encoding sialic acid-binding Ig-like lectin 5 isoform 2 precursor (isoform 2 precursor is encoded by transcript variant 2) has translation MLPLLLLPLLWGGSLQEKPVYELQVQKSVTVQEGLCVLVPCSFSYPWRSWYSSPPLYVYWFRDGEIPYYAEVVATNNPDRRVKPETQGRFRLLGDVQKKNCSLSIGDARMEDTGSYFFRVERGRDVKYSYQQNKLNLEVTALIEKPDIHFLEPLESGRPTRLSCSLPGSCEAGPPLTFSWTGNALSPLDPETTRSSELTLTPRPEDHGTNLTCQMKRQGAQVTTERTVQLNVSYAPQTITIFRNGIALEILQNTSYLPVLEGQALRLLCDAPSNPPAHLSWFQGSPALNATPISNTGILELRRVRSAEEGGFTCRAQHPLGFLQIFLNLSVYSLPQLLGPSCSWEAEGLHCRCSFRARPAPSLCWRLEEKPLEGNSSQGSFKVNSSSAGPWANSSLILHGGLSSDLKVSCKAWNIYGSQSGSVLLLQGRSNLGTGVVPAALGGAGVMALLCICLCLIFFLMVPGRSPGQTAPEIKHLLLGMPLPWKNKRSSIMPPLVFLR, from the exons AtgctgcccctgctgctgctgcccctgctgtGGGGGG GGTCCCTGCAGGAGAAGCCAGTGTACGAGCTGCAAGTGCAGAAGTCGGTGACGGTGCAGGAGGGCCTGTGCGTCCTTGTGCCCTGCTCCTTCTCTTACCCCTGGAGATCCTGGTATTCCTCTCCCCCACTCTACGTCTACTGGTTCCGGGACGGGGAGATCCCATACTACGCTGAGGTTGTGGCCACAAACAACCCAGACAGAAGAGTGAAGCCAGAGACCCAGGGCCGATTCCGCCTCCTTGGGGATGTCCAGAAGAAGAACTGCTCCCTGAGCATCGGAGATGCCAGAATGGAGGACACGGGAAGCTATTTCTTCCGCGTGGAGAGAGGAAGGGATGTAAAATATAGCTACCAACAGAATAAGCTGAACTTGGAGGTGACAG CCCTGATAGAGAAACCCGACATCCACTTTCTGGAGCCTCTGGAGTCCGGCCGCCCCACAAGGCTGAGCTGCAGCCTTCCAGGATCCTGTGAAGCGGGACCACCTCTCACATTCTCCTGGACGGGGAATGCCCTCAGCCCCCTGGACCCCGAGACCACCCGCTCCTCGGAGCTCACCCTCACCCCCAGGCCCGAGGACCATGGCACCAACCTCACCTGTCAGATGAAACGCCAAGGAGCTCAGGTGACCACGGAGAGAACTGTCCAGCTCAATGTCTCCT ATGCTCCACAGACCATCACCATCTTCAGGAACGGCATAG CCCTAGAGATCCTGCAAAACACCTCATACCTTCCGGTCCTGGAGGGCCAGGCTCTGCGGCTGCTCTGTGATGCTCCCAGCAACCCCCCTGCACACCTGAGCTGGTTCCAGGGCTCCCCTGCCCTGAACGCCACCCCCATCTCCAATACCGGGATCTTGGAGCTTCGTCGAGTAAGGTCTGCAGAAGAAGGAGGCTTCACCTGCCGCGCTCAGCACCCGCTGGGCTTCCTGCAAATTTTTCTGAATCTCTCAGTTTACT ccctcccACAGTTGCTGGGCCCCTCCTgctcctgggaggctgagggtctGCACTGCAGATGCTCCTTTCGAGCCCGGCCGGCCCCCTCCCTGTGCTGGCGGCTTGAGGAGAAGCCGCTGGAGGGGAACAGCAGCCAGGGCTCATTCAAGGTCAACTCCAGCTCAGCTGGGCCCTGGGCCAACAGCTCCCTGATCCTCCACGGGGGGCTCAGCTCCGACCTCAAAGTCAGCTGCAAGGCCTGGAACATCTATGGGTCCCAGAGCGGCTCTGTCCTGCTGCTGCAAG GGAGATCGAACCTCGGGACAGGAGTGGTTCCTGCAGCCCTTGGTGGTGCTGGTGTCATGGCCCTGCTCTGTATCTGTCTGTGCCTCATCTTCTTTTTAAT